In the Devosia sp. SL43 genome, one interval contains:
- the dnaG gene encoding DNA primase, whose protein sequence is MRFSDQFLDEIRQRLSITQVVGEHVIWDKRKSQPGKGDMWACCPFHGEKSPSFHADDRRGIYHCFGCGVSGDHFRFLTEKAGMSFPEAVEKLAGMAGVPMPARDERQEKREAERKSLIDVMELATKYFEAALSHNIGARARGYLLERGVSAQSQTRFRIGFAPDSRNGLKEHLAANGVSAQDMIDTGLVASRDDDPLTYDRFRNRVMFPIMDFRGRVIAFGGRAMSADVPAKYLNSPETELFSKRRTLYNGQTARQAARDGSTVIVVEGYLDVIAAVAAGFEGTVAPLGTAMTEEHLQMLWQMTPDPVLCFDGDKAGLKAAERTADLVMPHLKPGFTVKIATLPEGLDPDDLIKAQGRAAFADVIDRARSLSDVIWSMETGGLVPETPEARAALQARLRERANSIQESSVRFHYAQAFDEKLRAFLAPMRQNRFEPRGGQQRYGQSGAYGYPRGGTPKLVVSDTLRNSRLLKPGSMADATPREAAIILSLVNHPALVEDKFELLAALDFETPAAQKVMGEILSLVVRHHDISADDLKAALGVRGHGPALDRMADVLTRQGVWQIASEIALVDAETGLSHALALHNKKVQLNRELKAAEAALGEDPSEETFERLRDIKNQITTVDGTEALIEGFGSLSGRATRSF, encoded by the coding sequence ATGCGCTTCTCCGACCAATTCCTGGATGAAATCCGTCAGCGCCTGTCGATAACGCAGGTGGTGGGTGAGCACGTCATCTGGGACAAGCGCAAGTCGCAGCCCGGCAAAGGCGATATGTGGGCGTGCTGCCCGTTCCATGGCGAGAAGAGCCCGAGCTTTCATGCCGATGACCGGCGCGGCATCTATCACTGCTTTGGCTGCGGTGTGTCCGGGGACCACTTCCGCTTTCTGACCGAAAAGGCCGGAATGAGCTTTCCCGAGGCCGTGGAGAAGCTGGCCGGCATGGCGGGTGTGCCGATGCCGGCTCGTGACGAGCGGCAGGAGAAGCGCGAGGCCGAGCGCAAGAGCCTGATCGACGTCATGGAACTGGCGACGAAGTATTTCGAGGCAGCGCTGAGCCACAATATCGGAGCGCGGGCGCGGGGCTATCTGCTCGAACGCGGCGTCTCGGCGCAAAGCCAGACGCGGTTTCGCATCGGCTTCGCGCCCGATAGCCGCAACGGGCTCAAGGAGCATCTGGCGGCCAATGGCGTCTCGGCACAGGACATGATCGACACCGGGCTGGTGGCCAGCCGCGATGACGATCCGCTGACCTATGATCGGTTCCGCAACCGCGTCATGTTCCCCATCATGGATTTCCGTGGGCGGGTCATCGCCTTTGGCGGGCGCGCCATGTCGGCGGATGTGCCGGCCAAGTATCTCAACTCGCCCGAGACGGAGCTCTTCAGTAAGCGGCGGACGCTTTACAACGGTCAGACCGCCCGGCAGGCGGCGCGCGACGGCAGCACCGTGATCGTGGTCGAGGGTTATCTCGACGTGATCGCTGCGGTGGCGGCGGGTTTCGAGGGCACAGTGGCGCCGCTCGGCACGGCGATGACCGAAGAGCACTTACAGATGCTATGGCAGATGACGCCTGATCCAGTGTTGTGCTTCGATGGCGACAAGGCAGGCCTCAAAGCGGCAGAGCGGACTGCCGATCTGGTGATGCCGCATCTCAAGCCCGGCTTTACGGTCAAAATCGCAACGCTGCCGGAGGGGCTTGATCCTGATGACTTGATCAAGGCGCAGGGCAGGGCGGCGTTTGCGGACGTGATCGACCGGGCGCGGTCTTTGTCGGACGTAATCTGGAGCATGGAGACCGGCGGCTTGGTGCCGGAGACGCCGGAAGCACGGGCGGCCCTGCAGGCGCGGTTGCGCGAGCGGGCCAATTCCATCCAGGAATCGTCGGTCCGTTTCCACTATGCGCAGGCCTTCGACGAGAAGCTGCGGGCCTTCCTCGCGCCGATGCGGCAGAATCGCTTCGAGCCACGCGGTGGGCAGCAGCGCTATGGACAGAGCGGCGCCTACGGCTACCCACGGGGCGGCACGCCCAAGCTGGTCGTCTCGGACACGCTGCGCAATTCGCGGCTATTGAAGCCGGGCTCGATGGCCGATGCGACCCCGCGCGAGGCGGCGATCATCCTCAGTCTCGTCAATCATCCAGCTTTGGTGGAAGACAAGTTCGAATTGTTGGCCGCGCTCGATTTCGAGACGCCGGCTGCCCAAAAAGTGATGGGCGAGATTTTGAGCCTCGTCGTGCGCCACCACGACATCTCGGCCGACGACCTCAAAGCGGCTTTGGGCGTGCGCGGGCATGGGCCGGCGCTGGATCGAATGGCCGATGTGCTGACCCGCCAAGGGGTCTGGCAGATCGCTTCGGAGATCGCCCTTGTCGACGCAGAGACCGGATTGAGTCATGCCTTGGCCTTGCATAACAAGAAAGTTCAGCTAAATAGGGAACTCAAGGCAGCCGAAGCGGCGCTGGGCGAAGACCCAAGCGAAGAAACCTTTGAAAGGCTGCGGGACATCAAGAACCAGATTACCACTGTCGATGGCACAGAGGCATTGATCGAAGGATTTGGTTCGTTATCGGGACGCGCGACACGCAGTTTTTAG
- a CDS encoding MFS transporter, giving the protein MSLPLLALFLAAFAFGTTEFVIAGVLPQVADGLAVTIPVAGYLVSGYAIGIALGGPLLTFATTNVARRTLLLGLIAVFTIGQVACALAPTFSAMLALRVLTAIAHGSFFGIAMVVATGLVAPERRGFAVALILSGLTVSNVIGVPLGAAIGNYLGWRATFWAMGTLGLLASLAIVLWVPGTRNAVAARPDFRHEVRVLGRQQAWTSLVLMLMLMLGQFVPFTYIAPLLQEVTGLDAAWIPWVLLLNGVGSTVGVFIGGRLADWKLMPSLIAMLALQVAALLMLYLASPYPIPMVFAVFVWGALNFAIGTPIQTRILSWTADAPSLASSLIPSGFNIGIALAAFIGATMLNAGLGYRSLPLLGAAALAVAVIVAFISYSWEKRSRDVPPVPTNAIAAE; this is encoded by the coding sequence ATGTCTCTACCCCTGCTCGCCCTTTTCCTTGCGGCGTTTGCCTTTGGCACCACCGAATTCGTCATCGCCGGCGTGTTGCCGCAGGTCGCCGATGGTTTGGCGGTCACCATTCCGGTCGCCGGATACCTGGTCTCAGGCTACGCCATTGGCATCGCGCTCGGCGGACCGCTGCTGACCTTTGCCACGACCAATGTGGCACGCCGCACCCTGTTGCTGGGCCTGATCGCCGTCTTCACCATAGGCCAGGTGGCTTGTGCGCTTGCGCCGACATTCTCCGCCATGCTGGCCCTGCGTGTGCTGACCGCCATCGCCCATGGCAGCTTCTTTGGCATCGCCATGGTCGTTGCGACCGGTCTGGTCGCCCCAGAGCGTCGCGGCTTTGCCGTCGCCTTGATCCTGTCCGGCCTCACCGTATCCAATGTCATTGGCGTGCCGCTCGGCGCCGCCATCGGCAACTATCTGGGTTGGCGCGCCACATTCTGGGCCATGGGCACGCTGGGTCTGCTGGCCAGCCTGGCCATCGTGCTCTGGGTGCCGGGCACCAGGAATGCCGTCGCTGCCCGCCCTGATTTTCGGCACGAGGTGCGCGTGCTGGGCCGCCAACAGGCCTGGACCTCACTGGTCCTCATGCTGATGCTTATGCTCGGCCAGTTCGTACCCTTCACCTATATTGCGCCACTGCTGCAGGAAGTGACTGGCCTCGACGCAGCCTGGATTCCGTGGGTGTTGCTGCTCAATGGCGTCGGCTCGACAGTCGGTGTGTTCATCGGCGGAAGGCTGGCCGATTGGAAACTGATGCCGTCGTTGATCGCCATGCTGGCCCTGCAGGTCGCGGCACTATTGATGCTGTATCTGGCGAGCCCCTACCCGATTCCGATGGTCTTTGCCGTCTTCGTCTGGGGTGCGCTCAACTTTGCCATCGGCACGCCGATCCAGACCCGCATCCTCAGCTGGACCGCCGATGCGCCGAGCCTGGCCTCATCGCTGATCCCGTCTGGCTTCAATATCGGCATTGCCCTCGCTGCCTTTATCGGCGCGACCATGCTCAATGCCGGCCTCGGTTACCGCAGCTTGCCCCTGCTTGGCGCCGCAGCACTGGCAGTTGCCGTGATCGTTGCCTTCATCTCCTATAGCTGGGAGAAACGCAGCCGCGACGTACCGCCAGTGCCGACGAACGCCATCGCGGCGGAGTAG
- a CDS encoding phosphorylase family protein: protein MAGHGEYHLTPRSLVGERFGPDVFGDVSIALIGYCPPPKAIDDYAPQRVTDQHFIHVSPDSVRILSHGGRRFLSLAHVYGGPVSSATVEELAYYGIETILAYGLAGGLGTKGLVMGDFYRVDDAHGFDGTTPHYSGDKIVSADEGLRTTIAGLWPSMTGVQAGTGDAIYRESDALLDGYRAAGCDIVNLDSAHLFAASLANSAGRRIRTIQCGVLSDIVSGNAQSESTLGTMLSATGATGLNPLERTGEIVRFYIETLAPRL from the coding sequence ATGGCGGGCCATGGTGAATACCACCTGACGCCGAGGAGCCTCGTCGGAGAGCGCTTTGGCCCAGATGTATTTGGCGATGTCAGCATCGCGTTGATCGGCTATTGCCCGCCGCCAAAGGCCATTGATGACTACGCGCCCCAGCGTGTCACCGACCAGCATTTCATCCACGTCTCGCCTGACAGCGTCCGGATTCTGAGCCATGGCGGGCGCCGGTTTCTGTCGCTGGCGCATGTCTATGGCGGCCCCGTTTCTTCGGCGACGGTGGAAGAACTGGCCTACTACGGCATCGAGACCATCCTTGCCTATGGCCTGGCCGGTGGACTGGGGACCAAAGGTCTTGTCATGGGTGACTTCTACCGTGTCGATGACGCACATGGGTTCGATGGTACAACGCCGCACTACAGCGGGGATAAGATTGTCTCTGCCGATGAGGGACTGCGGACAACGATTGCCGGCCTATGGCCAAGCATGACCGGCGTTCAGGCCGGAACGGGCGACGCCATCTATCGCGAAAGCGATGCGCTATTGGACGGCTATCGGGCTGCCGGCTGTGACATCGTCAATCTTGATTCGGCGCATCTGTTTGCGGCATCGCTGGCCAATAGCGCTGGCCGCAGAATTCGCACGATTCAGTGCGGCGTTCTCTCCGACATCGTCAGCGGCAACGCCCAGTCCGAGAGCACATTGGGCACCATGCTGTCGGCGACCGGTGCTACCGGCCTCAATCCATTGGAAAGGACGGGCGAAATCGTCCGCTTCTACATCGAGACACTGGCGCCGCGCCTCTAG
- a CDS encoding GatB/YqeY domain-containing protein, whose protein sequence is MREQFSEGLKTALKARDQRRTATLRAITAAIKDKDIAIRTENRGPATNEEILTIVQKMVKQREESFAIYAQAGRADLATVEKEEIDILNEFLPKGLTDDEVEAAIKAAIATTGAAGAKDMGKVIAQLKLDYPGRIDFGKASGKVKAALA, encoded by the coding sequence ATGCGCGAACAGTTCAGCGAAGGCCTCAAGACCGCCCTCAAGGCCCGTGATCAGCGCCGCACCGCGACGCTCCGGGCCATTACGGCAGCGATCAAGGACAAGGACATCGCCATCCGCACCGAGAATCGCGGGCCGGCGACCAATGAAGAGATTCTGACCATCGTCCAGAAGATGGTGAAGCAGCGCGAAGAGAGCTTCGCCATCTATGCGCAGGCCGGCCGTGCCGACCTGGCGACGGTGGAAAAGGAAGAGATCGACATCCTCAACGAGTTCCTGCCAAAGGGATTGACCGACGACGAGGTTGAGGCCGCCATCAAGGCGGCAATCGCCACGACTGGCGCGGCAGGCGCCAAGGACATGGGCAAGGTCATCGCCCAGCTCAAGCTCGACTATCCGGGCCGCATCGACTTCGGTAAGGCCAGCGGCAAGGTGAAGGCTGCCCTCGCCTAA
- a CDS encoding MFS transporter: MPIAVYALALMAFSIGTTEFIVSGILPAISSDLSVSIPTAGLLVSGYAAGVAVGGPILALLTARFPAKPMILLLGLIFAIGQLLCAIAPDYGLLMGARLISACGHGVFFGLGSVAVSKLVPEHRRGAALSLFVGGITVANILGLPAGTAIGNAFGWRASFLCIAVMALLAVAAIALVLPGVKGEPEPEAPLALQAVQLRHPQVWTSYFTIAIVMVGSVSLGTFQVPLLIEITRIDPATVPLFLLLGGAGSVVGIFIGGRLADWRPLDALFGILLAQIASYLAVMASTTNPWAMGISLFASAATGLAFSTPTQVRILNAARAAPNLASTFISTAYNVGIAGGAFLGAVLLNSGMSYATMPVVGIVCSSLAALMALASWVSERRPALA, encoded by the coding sequence ATGCCCATCGCAGTCTATGCCCTTGCTCTGATGGCTTTTTCCATTGGCACGACTGAGTTCATCGTTTCGGGCATCCTGCCGGCCATCTCGTCCGATTTGTCGGTCAGCATTCCCACCGCCGGCCTGCTGGTCAGCGGCTATGCGGCGGGGGTCGCGGTCGGCGGGCCGATCCTGGCGCTACTGACGGCGCGGTTTCCCGCGAAGCCGATGATTTTGCTGCTCGGATTGATCTTTGCCATCGGCCAGTTGCTGTGTGCCATCGCGCCGGACTACGGCCTGCTGATGGGTGCAAGGCTGATTTCGGCATGTGGCCACGGCGTGTTCTTCGGGCTGGGCAGCGTGGCGGTCTCCAAATTGGTGCCGGAACATCGCCGGGGAGCGGCCTTGTCCCTGTTCGTCGGCGGCATCACCGTCGCCAACATTCTCGGCCTTCCAGCGGGCACGGCCATCGGCAATGCTTTCGGCTGGCGGGCCAGCTTCCTGTGCATCGCCGTCATGGCCTTGCTGGCTGTGGCCGCCATCGCCTTGGTCCTGCCGGGCGTCAAGGGAGAGCCCGAGCCGGAAGCGCCGCTGGCGTTGCAGGCGGTCCAACTCCGGCATCCACAGGTCTGGACCTCGTATTTCACCATCGCCATCGTCATGGTCGGTTCGGTTAGTCTGGGCACGTTCCAGGTGCCGCTGCTGATTGAGATTACCCGGATCGACCCCGCCACCGTGCCGCTGTTCCTGCTACTGGGCGGCGCAGGATCGGTTGTCGGCATCTTCATCGGCGGGCGGCTGGCCGACTGGCGACCGCTCGATGCGCTGTTCGGCATTCTGCTGGCGCAGATTGCCAGCTATCTGGCGGTGATGGCGTCGACCACCAACCCCTGGGCGATGGGCATCAGCCTGTTCGCTTCTGCCGCGACCGGACTGGCCTTCAGCACGCCAACCCAGGTCCGCATCCTCAACGCAGCCAGGGCCGCGCCCAATCTCGCCTCGACCTTCATTTCGACCGCCTACAATGTCGGCATTGCCGGCGGTGCATTCCTGGGCGCCGTACTGCTCAACAGCGGCATGAGTTACGCCACCATGCCGGTCGTCGGCATCGTCTGCAGCAGCCTGGCGGCATTGATGGCGCTTGCCTCGTGGGTGTCCGAACGCCGCCCGGCGCTCGCTTAG
- a CDS encoding TadE/TadG family type IV pilus assembly protein has protein sequence MTGKVHSGRLHRDQSGATAVEFALLIGPFLFLLLGVLEVSIHYFVSTAVDYAVQRTARLVRTGQAQTQDLVVDDLRQAMCDDILNLFDCESNSYITIEELDSLNASTYVLPVNSSGTFIADQTIEMGLGGSYVIVRGFFQFSPLLDVFGALKPRLNNGNHLVVASVLFRNEPF, from the coding sequence ATGACAGGCAAGGTGCACTCAGGACGCCTGCACCGGGATCAGTCCGGCGCAACAGCAGTGGAGTTTGCCCTGCTGATCGGGCCATTCCTGTTCCTGTTGCTCGGCGTGCTGGAGGTGAGCATCCATTATTTCGTATCCACTGCCGTGGACTACGCCGTCCAGCGCACAGCTCGACTTGTGCGAACCGGACAGGCCCAAACCCAGGACCTCGTGGTAGACGATCTTCGCCAAGCCATGTGCGACGATATTCTCAACCTGTTCGACTGCGAGAGCAACAGCTACATCACCATCGAGGAGCTAGATAGCCTTAACGCTTCGACCTATGTCCTGCCCGTCAACAGCAGCGGTACCTTCATCGCTGATCAAACAATAGAGATGGGCCTTGGTGGCTCATACGTGATCGTTCGCGGCTTCTTCCAATTCTCACCACTGCTGGACGTCTTCGGCGCCTTGAAACCACGTCTCAATAACGGCAATCATCTGGTTGTCGCCAGCGTTCTGTTCCGCAATGAACCATTCTAG
- a CDS encoding pilus assembly protein TadG-related protein: MQVFARDFMRCVAGNIAVTFALLLPLLLIGAGLSIDYLRAYGTYSEMQAELDLALIAAIKQVDNLSADEIEDVIHDWFGAQTRVSTFSLDDISVDIDGSTISAIARARVPTTLMQIAGIDSVPVSVGSAVAGPATSYLNVYLVLDKSASMLLASNTPDQAKMTSTLGCAFACHDGEIHTVAGVKYNTNYAYSSTHGVELRTDVLLHAINQVLDTVESIDPSGSRIKVGLYRIAATAAATLPPTFDISAVRTTLSNPTNLLTSSSSTDGTFFNDALGVLTPMVGVSGDGVSESSPLKLVMMITDGVQSHRSWVTSSNWKKCVWSATPTCPMSANSRLVGPLNPEWCDPIKNNGSTVATVYTTYLPVTSDWGYNGTLGATMASSAWSSTWGGDLHAGVSSSITRLDYLPIALEDCATSAQYFMQATSDSEITESLTTLFTRYLSSVRLTR, translated from the coding sequence ATGCAAGTATTTGCACGCGATTTCATGAGATGTGTCGCAGGCAACATCGCGGTCACGTTTGCCCTGTTACTGCCACTCCTGCTCATTGGTGCGGGTCTCAGCATCGACTATCTGCGCGCCTACGGCACCTACTCTGAAATGCAGGCAGAGCTGGATCTAGCCCTCATCGCTGCCATCAAACAGGTCGACAATCTGAGTGCTGACGAAATCGAAGACGTCATTCACGACTGGTTTGGCGCTCAGACACGAGTCAGCACATTTTCCCTTGATGATATCTCGGTCGATATCGACGGCTCAACCATCAGCGCCATCGCCAGGGCACGCGTTCCCACCACACTGATGCAGATCGCAGGCATCGATAGCGTCCCGGTATCTGTTGGCAGTGCGGTAGCTGGGCCCGCTACATCCTATCTCAACGTTTACCTGGTCCTCGACAAGTCGGCCTCGATGCTGCTCGCATCCAACACGCCTGACCAGGCCAAGATGACGTCCACGCTCGGCTGTGCATTTGCGTGCCACGACGGTGAAATCCACACCGTGGCAGGCGTGAAATACAACACGAACTATGCCTATAGCTCGACCCATGGCGTCGAACTGCGCACCGATGTCCTGCTCCACGCCATCAATCAGGTGCTCGACACGGTGGAGAGCATCGATCCTTCAGGGAGCCGGATAAAGGTCGGTCTTTACCGGATCGCGGCCACCGCCGCTGCCACGCTCCCGCCGACATTCGACATAAGCGCGGTTCGTACCACGCTCAGCAATCCGACGAATCTTCTGACCAGTTCAAGCTCCACCGACGGTACGTTCTTCAACGACGCGCTGGGCGTACTGACGCCAATGGTGGGGGTCAGTGGTGACGGGGTTAGCGAAAGTAGCCCGCTGAAACTGGTTATGATGATCACCGACGGCGTTCAGTCGCACCGATCGTGGGTCACGTCTTCCAATTGGAAGAAGTGCGTCTGGAGCGCCACGCCAACCTGCCCGATGTCGGCCAACAGCCGTCTGGTCGGACCCCTCAACCCTGAATGGTGCGATCCAATCAAGAATAATGGATCGACTGTAGCAACCGTTTACACCACCTACCTGCCAGTCACGAGCGACTGGGGCTACAACGGAACACTTGGCGCGACCATGGCCAGCAGCGCCTGGTCCTCCACGTGGGGAGGCGACCTGCACGCTGGAGTCTCATCAAGTATCACCCGGCTGGACTATCTGCCCATTGCACTGGAGGACTGCGCAACGTCCGCACAATACTTCATGCAGGCGACGAGCGACTCCGAGATCACCGAAAGCCTGACCACCCTGTTCACGCGTTATCTTTCCAGCGTCAGGCTAACACGATGA
- the carA gene encoding glutamine-hydrolyzing carbamoyl-phosphate synthase small subunit produces MTGWQQSPATALLILADGTRLEGRGIGAIGHAAGEVCFNTAMTGYQEVLTDPSYAGQIITFTFPHIGNVGTNDEDIETVNMAALSGVRGVVLKADITNPSNYRAAEKLDAWLKKRNIVGITGIDTRALTAQIREHGMPNGVIAHEPTGMFDEGSIMAELRAFPGLEGLDLAKEVTTAQTYHWDQTGWEWDKGYGKVENPDFHIVAIDYGAKRNILRCLADQGAKVTVVPATATAADVLSHNPDGIFLSNGPGDPAATGKYAVPTIQKLMETGKPVFGICLGHQLLGLALGGTTSKMHQGHHGANHPVKDLTTGKVEITSMNHGFAVDKASLPAGVTETHISLFDQSNAGLSVDGKPIFSVQYHPEASPGPRDSHYLFTRFMNHVRAQKGMDAKPEHAAPAA; encoded by the coding sequence GTGACCGGCTGGCAGCAATCCCCCGCGACCGCCCTTCTGATCCTTGCAGACGGTACGCGCCTGGAAGGCCGCGGTATCGGTGCGATCGGCCACGCGGCCGGCGAAGTGTGCTTCAACACCGCCATGACCGGTTATCAGGAAGTCCTCACGGACCCATCCTATGCCGGCCAGATCATTACCTTCACCTTTCCCCATATCGGCAATGTCGGTACCAATGACGAGGACATCGAGACGGTCAACATGGCCGCGCTTTCGGGCGTCCGTGGCGTTGTGCTCAAGGCCGATATCACCAATCCGTCTAACTACCGTGCTGCCGAAAAGCTCGATGCCTGGCTCAAGAAGCGCAACATCGTGGGCATCACCGGCATCGACACCCGCGCCCTGACTGCCCAGATCCGCGAGCATGGCATGCCCAATGGCGTCATTGCCCACGAACCGACCGGCATGTTCGATGAAGGCTCGATCATGGCTGAGCTCAGGGCCTTTCCGGGCCTTGAAGGGCTCGACCTGGCCAAGGAAGTCACCACCGCCCAGACCTATCACTGGGACCAGACTGGCTGGGAATGGGACAAGGGCTACGGCAAGGTCGAGAACCCCGATTTCCACATCGTGGCCATCGACTACGGCGCCAAGCGCAACATCCTGCGCTGCCTTGCCGACCAGGGCGCCAAGGTCACCGTGGTTCCGGCAACGGCGACCGCGGCCGATGTGCTGTCGCACAATCCCGATGGCATCTTCCTCAGCAACGGCCCGGGCGACCCGGCCGCGACCGGCAAGTATGCCGTGCCGACGATCCAGAAGCTGATGGAAACAGGCAAGCCTGTGTTTGGCATCTGCCTCGGCCACCAGTTGCTCGGCCTCGCATTGGGCGGCACGACGTCCAAGATGCATCAGGGGCATCACGGCGCCAACCATCCGGTCAAGGACCTGACGACGGGCAAGGTTGAAATCACCTCGATGAACCACGGCTTTGCCGTGGACAAGGCAAGCCTTCCGGCTGGCGTGACCGAGACCCACATCTCGCTGTTCGACCAGTCCAACGCCGGTCTCAGCGTCGACGGCAAGCCGATCTTCTCGGTGCAGTACCACCCCGAAGCCAGCCCCGGCCCGCGCGACAGCCACTACCTGTTCACGCGCTTCATGAATCATGTCCGCGCCCAAAAGGGCATGGACGCCAAGCCCGAACACGCCGCACCCGCGGCGTGA
- a CDS encoding TadE/TadG family type IV pilus assembly protein, with protein sequence MNHSRLKALLGDNKGVSAVEFALIVPVILILLIGMVDLNEALTIHRKLRQVTSTIADLTAQQSELTASTVALTLQGAASLLAPYDRSSLQLVLTVISIDDNAQTVAWSMAYQAVAEEAGATPLFPAPEDLALAGVQMVAVRADYEFTTVFGALTKVFSGREGYAMSDQMYERPRTSDEIVLQ encoded by the coding sequence ATGAACCATTCTAGACTAAAGGCCCTGCTGGGCGACAACAAAGGCGTATCGGCTGTCGAATTTGCACTCATCGTGCCGGTCATCCTCATTCTGCTGATCGGAATGGTGGATCTCAATGAGGCTCTCACAATCCACCGCAAGCTACGCCAGGTCACGTCGACGATCGCGGACCTGACCGCACAACAGAGCGAATTGACAGCCAGCACCGTAGCGTTGACCCTTCAGGGTGCCGCATCTCTGCTGGCTCCCTACGATCGATCGAGCCTGCAGCTCGTACTGACAGTCATTTCAATAGATGACAATGCGCAGACGGTGGCCTGGTCCATGGCCTACCAGGCAGTTGCTGAAGAGGCAGGCGCCACGCCGCTTTTCCCCGCGCCAGAAGATCTCGCCTTGGCCGGGGTGCAAATGGTCGCCGTCCGTGCTGACTACGAATTTACCACCGTTTTCGGTGCGCTGACTAAGGTGTTTTCCGGTCGTGAGGGCTATGCCATGAGTGACCAGATGTATGAGCGCCCGCGAACGAGTGACGAGATCGTGCTGCAGTAG
- a CDS encoding neutral zinc metallopeptidase gives MLGIPDSVMPHVRRFGFSGATALSVVVVMIFGINPVTVLTGQVAEPLPHTTLTALEAIKAGEGTPEDLVGAVEREANGFWERAFRSAAVYYPPVALKMVPSSRELGCGMAGSDVGTFYCPDDSTVYVDMTRYADLVSAFPEQGHKAEGYLIGLAYGHHVLAAVKAYDELAALDAAARPALEQQIGARAACYAGAWTKWAGLEELLDDPAMVSAIDSVGTGNDVAVMPSRPAVPRALTPPSADFRKLGFDLGYGIPAAGSCRPEKVVEPI, from the coding sequence GTGCTGGGTATCCCCGACAGCGTAATGCCGCACGTGCGGCGCTTCGGCTTTTCCGGCGCGACCGCGCTGAGCGTGGTCGTGGTCATGATTTTCGGCATCAATCCGGTCACGGTGCTGACCGGGCAGGTGGCCGAACCGCTGCCGCATACGACGCTGACCGCCCTCGAGGCGATCAAGGCCGGCGAGGGCACGCCAGAGGATCTGGTTGGTGCCGTCGAGCGGGAGGCCAATGGCTTCTGGGAACGCGCCTTCCGCAGCGCCGCCGTCTACTACCCGCCGGTCGCCCTCAAGATGGTGCCGTCGAGCCGTGAGCTGGGCTGCGGTATGGCTGGTTCGGACGTCGGCACCTTCTACTGCCCCGACGACAGCACGGTTTATGTCGACATGACGCGTTATGCCGACCTGGTTTCGGCCTTCCCCGAGCAGGGGCATAAGGCCGAGGGCTACCTGATCGGCCTGGCCTACGGCCACCATGTGCTGGCGGCAGTCAAGGCCTATGACGAGCTGGCGGCGCTCGATGCCGCAGCCAGGCCCGCACTCGAGCAACAGATCGGCGCCCGCGCCGCCTGCTATGCCGGCGCCTGGACCAAATGGGCCGGCCTAGAAGAACTGCTCGACGACCCGGCCATGGTCTCGGCCATCGATTCGGTCGGCACGGGCAACGACGTCGCCGTCATGCCCTCGCGGCCCGCAGTCCCCCGGGCGCTGACGCCACCGAGCGCGGACTTCCGTAAGCTGGGCTTCGACCTCGGCTACGGCATCCCTGCCGCCGGGAGCTGCCGGCCGGAGAAGGTCGTGGAGCCAATCTAG
- a CDS encoding HdeD family acid-resistance protein, protein MLLAGLYAVIWPGEALTVLVLAGGILLVIDGALGLWSLTFGGGKSGNYWFDVVANALSLILGVLILISPLIATILTVTFLSSIVGIAALIVGLMQVVVITREREHYARIWPVVLSGLSYILLGLVFLFFPLISASIGVIFGGVLLVIFALSLFGWAWKLYQSSKGG, encoded by the coding sequence ATGCTGCTGGCGGGCTTGTATGCGGTCATCTGGCCGGGAGAAGCGCTGACGGTGCTCGTGCTGGCCGGCGGCATCCTTCTGGTCATCGATGGCGCGCTTGGTCTGTGGAGCCTCACCTTTGGTGGCGGCAAGAGCGGCAACTACTGGTTCGACGTGGTGGCCAACGCGCTGTCCTTGATCCTGGGCGTCCTGATCCTGATCAGCCCGCTGATCGCAACCATTCTCACAGTCACTTTCCTTTCCAGCATCGTCGGCATTGCGGCGCTGATTGTCGGCTTGATGCAGGTCGTGGTGATCACCCGTGAACGCGAACACTACGCGCGAATCTGGCCGGTGGTGCTGTCGGGCCTTTCCTACATCCTGCTTGGATTGGTGTTCCTGTTCTTCCCGCTGATTAGCGCGTCGATCGGTGTGATCTTCGGTGGCGTGCTGCTCGTGATTTTTGCGCTGAGCTTGTTCGGCTGGGCGTGGAAACTTTATCAGAGCAGCAAGGGCGGCTGA